One segment of Pogoniulus pusillus isolate bPogPus1 chromosome 26, bPogPus1.pri, whole genome shotgun sequence DNA contains the following:
- the LOC135187129 gene encoding mitochondrial ubiquitin ligase activator of nfkb 1-A-like — protein MMDAPPITPGELLCLGSSLAFSGLFYYLYRKKAKVVTRIQEAPKLQVDDDLPALVSAADGRCLPYVALEGIVLPAKAVLTSHYHEGLQGVIQKLLVKEHRLIWNSLARNWSESERVLSEQVYTVPFLLASADTEAATHVTVESPLRAVCLPLETVYERFQQPVHGFRDLLGQYLSGEKPKGILETEEMLRVGAGLTGIGELALHPDGSLHLEPPAQAGEYFLCLGDWQTVLAELESASGLWKGVAVLCAAAGLAVLLHALCRAYRRARLKQQREDKEPDSEEAGDGGLEDFCVICLTRPRECVLLSCGHICCCFRCFQALPARLCPICRGPIDRVVPLYQA, from the exons ATGATGGATGCGCCACCCATCacacctggggagctgctgtgtctgggctCCAGCCTTGCCTTCTCCGGCCTCTTCTATTATCTGTACAGGAAGAAAGCCAAAGTCGTGACACGTATACAG GAGGCCCCAAAGCTCCAGGTTGATGATGATTTACCAGCACTGGTATCTGCAGCTGATGGGAGATGCCTGCCTTACGTTGCCCTGGAAG GCATAGTGCTGCCAGCCAAGGCTGTGCTGACCAGCCACTACCATGAAGGGCTGCAGGGTGTGATCCAGAAACTGCTTGTGAAGGAGCATCGGCTGATCTGGAACAGCTTGGCCCGGAACTG GAGCGAGAGCGAGCGGGTGCTGTCTGAGCAGGTCTACACTGTCCCCTTCTTGCTGGCCTCGGCAGACACTGAGGCAGCGACACACGTGACTGTGGAGAGCCCACTCCGAGCTGTTTGCCTGCCTCTGGAGACAGTGTATGAGCGGTTCCAGCAGCCGGTCCATGGCTTTCGCGACCTGCTGGGCCAGTACCTGAGTGGGGAGAAACCCAAGGGCATCCTGGAGACGGAGGAGATGCTGCgggtgggggctgggctgacAGGCATTGGGGAGCTGGCCCTGCACCCCGATGGCTCCCTGCACCTGgagccaccagcccaggcaggcGAGTATTTCCTGTGCCTGGGCGACTGGCAGacagtgctggcagagctggagtcaGCCAGCGGGCTGTGGAAGGGGGTGGCcgtgctgtgtgctgcagcaggcctGGCCGTTCTCCTGCATGCCCTTTGCCGTGCCTACCGCCGTGCCCGCCTCAAGCAGCAGCGTGAGGACAAGGAGCCAGAcagtgaggaagctggggatggggGGCTGGAGGACTTCTGTGTTATCTGCCTGACACGGCCCCGCGAATGTGTCCTCTTGAGCTGTGgccacatctgctgctgcttccgcTGCTTCCAGGCCTTGCCTGCCCGCCTCTGCCCCATCTGCCGCGGACCCATTGACCGCGTGGTGCCCCTCTACCAGGCCTGA